A single Bacteroidales bacterium DNA region contains:
- a CDS encoding MG2 domain-containing protein has protein sequence MKNKKIIFYVLGLAAIVAAVVLITTNFKKRNVNSDNPEFAKYITAYTSGAISKNSPIQLKLTSAVIDQIKDKDNLPEDLINIRPKVKGTYKLINNEIEFTPAEPLKSDKEFYVEFNLNKLIDVESELEAFNFQFKTIKQAYDYVIEEQKTIDKKTLKYQQVNGYVNTADAADPEKIKDLLKATQEGKKLSVKWSSDVDLQRHFFTIDSIVRKKEASSIKLKWNGDVIDVDKDEDSEIEIPAIGDFKLLSSKVIHNPEQYLQLQFTDPLDEKQNLSGLISIQGVYNLKFVIDDNIIKAYPANRLEQVKKVSVYQGIKNVLGYKLKDDSNFELAFESIKPEVKIVGNGTILPSSDKGLIFPFEAVNLKAVDITIIKIYESNILQFLQNNEIDGSYNLRQVGKPIIRKKVDLSKFNIIDYGVWNRFSLDLSDIIQAEPGAIYRVELNFRKQYSLYQCDEEDSDNAEEVEDSWTEEENESTNWDNYNDGYDYDYYYGYWEDRDNPCKKAYYGNNRKVARNIIASDLGMIAKQSNNNNINVFVTDLQTTKPKAGASVEIFDYQQQLLASGETDNEGKVNLGIIKDPYFAVAKIGKQRAYLKLSDGNSLSLSRFDISGEEVKEGIKGFIYGERGVWRPGDKIYLTYILKDDLNSIPDGHPIVFEFKNPQGQIIKKEVQTKNNTNFYSFRTETESDAVTGNYSLKVSVGSVDFYKTVKVETIKPNRLKIALDFGKKMIKEGMSESTTLNVKWLHGAIAKDLKVKVEGSLQPITTKFDKYSDYTFDDPTKNFYSSNEVLLNAKTDANGDVQLTADFTTDNEAPGMMNAVFFTKAFEKGGNFSVDQYTVKYSPYVAYTGIKLPKGDKMRGMLLTDKQHKVEVVTLTPEGRVMKESHKIKMKFYKLSWRWWFDASSNTVSSYNFRNSSTLLKEAVITSSGGKANWNIDVKYPDWGRYLVIAEDMQTGHSTGKIVYIDWPGWAGRAQKGDSEGATMLSFISDKDKYNVGEEAKITIPTGKDGRALISIEDGTDVLKSYWVQTQEGETEFKFKLTKKMTPNVYVHVSLLQAHSQTANDLPIRMYGTIPIMVEDPDTKLEPVITMPDEIESGKDFTVTVSEKNKKGMTYTLAIVDEGLLDITRFKTPNPWDKFFAKEALGVKTWDMFNEVIGADAGQIERLLAIGGGGEEEGQKNKKANRFKPVVKFLGPFTIGSGDKKTHNINIDKYIGSVRTMVIAGNDKAYGSSEKAVPVIKPLMIIGTLPRILSPGETVKLPASIFAMKSNIKNVTVKVKTNGLFTVNGESSKTLRFDKPGEENVNFELTVNNTIGLGTVELIASSGDKTSTYSIEIDVRNPNHLTTNVIEKVLTAGETWQTNYTPTGIAGTNNGVIEVSSIPPINLKSRLDYLIQYPHGCVEQTTSSVFPQLYVSNLIELNSKQKTEIEKNIKAGIKRLNSFQLSNGGFSYWQGGTNASIWGTNYAGHFLVEAKKKGYPVSSSTIQSWRKYQKNKAKKWTNDGSSSQLVQAYRLYTLALAGYAEKSAMNRMKNISNLSSAAKWRLAAAYYLAGKRTTAENMIANLTTDVTKYIELSYTYGTDLRDKAMILETLTLLGKKARAFKLLKEISDELSSKKYLSTQTTAYSLIAASLYAENNTISGALKYQYSLNSGSMKNVSVKKSISQTDMNIKGTKAGNITIKNTSSSILYARIILQGVPEVGTSQDSQKDLKMTVKYTLTDGSYLSPKNIPQGTDFVAEVTVTHPGILKAYKEVALSQIFPSGWEIINTRLYNVGSSSYTATPENIDIRDDRVYTYFDLARSKSKTFKVLLNASYAGKFWMPPTYCETMYDASIYSQKGGMYVTVE, from the coding sequence ATGAAAAACAAGAAGATTATATTTTATGTATTAGGATTAGCAGCAATTGTTGCTGCCGTAGTTCTGATAACCACTAATTTTAAAAAACGAAATGTAAATTCTGATAATCCTGAATTTGCAAAATATATAACTGCATATACTTCCGGTGCAATTTCAAAAAATTCACCTATTCAATTAAAATTAACAAGTGCTGTTATCGATCAAATAAAAGATAAAGATAACCTTCCGGAAGATTTGATAAACATAAGACCCAAAGTAAAAGGAACTTACAAATTAATAAACAACGAAATAGAATTTACACCTGCCGAACCGTTAAAATCAGATAAAGAATTCTATGTAGAATTTAATCTTAATAAACTTATTGATGTTGAAAGTGAATTAGAAGCATTCAACTTTCAATTTAAAACCATTAAACAAGCCTATGACTATGTAATTGAAGAACAAAAAACAATAGATAAAAAAACTTTAAAATACCAACAAGTTAACGGATATGTTAATACTGCAGACGCTGCCGATCCCGAAAAAATCAAAGACTTGCTGAAAGCCACACAAGAAGGAAAAAAACTTTCAGTTAAATGGTCATCTGATGTTGATTTACAAAGACATTTTTTTACAATTGACAGCATTGTCAGAAAAAAAGAAGCATCTTCAATAAAATTAAAATGGAACGGAGATGTTATTGATGTTGATAAAGATGAAGATTCTGAAATAGAAATCCCCGCAATAGGTGATTTCAAACTTCTTTCTTCAAAAGTTATACATAACCCCGAGCAATATTTACAACTTCAATTTACCGACCCGCTTGACGAAAAACAAAATTTAAGCGGCTTAATCTCTATCCAAGGTGTATATAATTTAAAATTTGTTATTGATGATAATATAATAAAAGCTTATCCTGCAAACAGATTAGAACAGGTAAAAAAAGTATCTGTATATCAAGGCATTAAAAATGTTCTCGGATATAAATTAAAAGACGATTCTAATTTTGAACTTGCATTTGAATCCATAAAACCGGAAGTAAAAATTGTCGGAAACGGAACAATCCTTCCGTCAAGCGATAAAGGATTAATATTTCCGTTCGAAGCTGTTAACTTAAAAGCTGTTGATATAACAATTATAAAAATTTACGAAAGCAACATTCTGCAATTTTTGCAAAACAATGAAATCGACGGAAGTTATAATCTGAGACAAGTCGGAAAACCCATAATCCGAAAAAAAGTAGATTTAAGCAAATTCAATATCATTGATTACGGTGTTTGGAACAGATTTTCATTAGATTTAAGCGATATTATTCAAGCAGAACCGGGAGCAATTTATCGAGTAGAACTTAACTTCAGAAAACAATACTCTTTATATCAATGCGATGAAGAAGATTCTGACAATGCAGAAGAAGTTGAAGACAGTTGGACAGAAGAAGAAAACGAATCAACAAATTGGGATAATTATAATGACGGATACGATTACGACTACTACTACGGATATTGGGAAGACAGAGATAATCCTTGCAAAAAAGCATATTACGGCAACAACAGAAAAGTTGCAAGAAATATCATTGCTTCCGACCTCGGTATGATTGCAAAACAATCAAACAATAATAATATAAATGTTTTTGTAACAGATTTACAAACCACAAAACCGAAAGCCGGTGCAAGTGTTGAAATATTTGATTACCAACAACAACTGCTTGCAAGCGGCGAAACCGATAACGAGGGAAAAGTAAATTTGGGTATTATCAAAGATCCCTATTTTGCAGTTGCAAAAATAGGTAAGCAAAGAGCATACCTTAAACTTAGTGATGGCAACTCCTTGTCATTAAGCCGATTCGACATATCAGGAGAAGAAGTTAAAGAAGGAATAAAAGGTTTTATATACGGCGAAAGAGGTGTTTGGCGTCCGGGGGATAAAATATATTTAACATATATTCTTAAAGACGACCTTAACTCAATTCCTGACGGTCATCCGATTGTCTTTGAATTTAAAAACCCGCAAGGACAAATTATAAAAAAAGAAGTTCAAACAAAAAACAATACTAATTTTTATTCATTCCGTACAGAAACTGAAAGCGATGCCGTAACGGGAAATTACAGCCTGAAAGTTTCAGTAGGTTCTGTCGATTTTTATAAAACCGTAAAGGTTGAAACCATTAAACCAAACCGTTTAAAAATTGCCCTTGATTTCGGCAAAAAAATGATTAAAGAAGGAATGAGTGAAAGCACAACCTTAAATGTAAAATGGTTACACGGTGCAATTGCCAAAGATTTAAAAGTTAAAGTTGAAGGTTCTTTACAGCCGATTACAACAAAATTTGACAAATATTCCGATTATACATTTGACGACCCTACAAAAAATTTCTATTCTTCAAATGAAGTATTATTAAATGCAAAAACAGATGCAAACGGAGACGTTCAATTAACCGCTGACTTTACTACCGACAATGAAGCACCCGGAATGATGAATGCTGTTTTCTTCACAAAAGCATTTGAAAAAGGAGGAAATTTCAGCGTTGACCAATATACCGTAAAATACTCACCTTATGTTGCTTACACAGGAATAAAACTTCCTAAAGGCGATAAAATGAGAGGTATGCTTCTAACCGACAAACAACACAAAGTTGAAGTAGTAACATTAACTCCCGAAGGCAGAGTTATGAAAGAATCTCACAAAATTAAAATGAAATTCTATAAATTAAGTTGGCGTTGGTGGTTTGATGCATCAAGCAATACCGTTTCTTCATATAACTTCCGAAATTCATCAACTTTATTAAAAGAAGCAGTTATCACAAGTTCCGGAGGAAAGGCTAACTGGAACATAGACGTTAAATATCCCGACTGGGGACGATATTTAGTTATTGCAGAAGATATGCAAACCGGACATTCAACAGGAAAAATCGTTTATATAGATTGGCCCGGTTGGGCAGGCAGAGCTCAAAAAGGAGATTCAGAAGGTGCAACAATGCTTAGTTTTATTTCTGACAAAGATAAATACAATGTAGGCGAAGAAGCAAAAATTACTATTCCTACCGGAAAAGACGGAAGAGCATTAATAAGCATTGAAGACGGAACAGATGTTTTAAAATCTTATTGGGTACAAACACAAGAAGGAGAAACCGAATTTAAGTTTAAACTTACTAAAAAGATGACTCCAAATGTATATGTTCACGTAAGTTTATTACAAGCCCACTCTCAAACGGCTAATGATTTACCGATAAGAATGTACGGAACAATTCCTATTATGGTTGAAGACCCTGACACAAAATTAGAACCTGTTATTACAATGCCTGATGAAATTGAAAGCGGAAAAGATTTTACCGTAACCGTTTCCGAAAAAAACAAAAAAGGAATGACATACACATTAGCAATTGTTGATGAGGGTCTTTTAGACATAACAAGGTTTAAAACTCCTAATCCTTGGGATAAATTCTTTGCAAAAGAAGCTCTCGGCGTAAAAACATGGGATATGTTTAACGAAGTTATAGGTGCAGATGCCGGACAAATTGAACGCTTACTTGCAATAGGCGGAGGCGGAGAAGAAGAAGGACAAAAAAATAAAAAAGCAAACAGATTTAAACCGGTTGTTAAATTTTTAGGACCTTTTACAATAGGAAGCGGAGACAAAAAAACACATAATATTAATATCGACAAATACATAGGTTCGGTAAGAACAATGGTAATTGCCGGAAATGATAAAGCATACGGTTCTTCCGAAAAGGCAGTTCCCGTTATTAAACCTTTAATGATTATAGGAACATTACCTCGAATATTATCACCGGGCGAAACCGTAAAATTACCGGCAAGTATTTTTGCAATGAAAAGTAACATTAAAAATGTTACGGTTAAAGTAAAAACAAACGGTTTATTTACCGTAAACGGAGAAAGTTCAAAAACATTAAGATTTGATAAACCCGGAGAAGAAAATGTTAATTTTGAACTTACCGTTAATAATACAATAGGGTTGGGAACAGTTGAACTTATTGCAAGTTCAGGAGATAAAACTTCAACTTACAGTATTGAAATTGATGTCAGAAATCCGAATCATTTAACAACAAATGTTATTGAAAAAGTTCTTACGGCAGGCGAAACATGGCAAACTAATTATACTCCCACAGGAATTGCAGGTACAAACAACGGAGTTATCGAAGTTTCATCAATTCCGCCGATTAATTTAAAAAGCCGTTTAGATTATTTAATTCAATATCCTCACGGATGCGTTGAACAAACAACCTCCTCGGTATTTCCGCAACTTTATGTTTCTAATTTAATTGAACTGAATTCAAAACAAAAAACCGAAATTGAAAAGAACATTAAAGCCGGAATTAAAAGATTAAACTCATTTCAACTTTCAAACGGAGGATTTTCTTATTGGCAAGGCGGAACAAACGCAAGTATTTGGGGAACAAATTATGCCGGACATTTCCTTGTTGAAGCAAAGAAAAAAGGTTATCCTGTTTCTTCTTCAACAATTCAATCTTGGCGAAAATATCAAAAAAATAAGGCTAAGAAATGGACAAACGACGGTTCATCTTCTCAACTTGTACAGGCTTATCGTCTTTATACTCTTGCACTTGCAGGTTATGCAGAAAAAAGTGCTATGAACCGCATGAAGAATATAAGCAATCTTTCAAGTGCAGCAAAATGGAGATTAGCTGCTGCATATTATCTTGCAGGAAAACGAACAACTGCTGAAAACATGATTGCAAACTTAACAACCGATGTAACAAAATACATTGAACTGTCTTATACCTACGGAACAGATTTGAGAGATAAAGCAATGATTTTAGAAACATTAACTCTGTTAGGAAAAAAAGCAAGAGCATTTAAATTATTGAAAGAAATTTCCGATGAACTTTCAAGTAAAAAATATTTGAGCACGCAAACAACAGCATACTCGTTAATTGCAGCTTCGCTTTATGCAGAAAATAATACAATTTCCGGAGCATTGAAATATCAATATTCGTTAAATTCAGGAAGCATGAAAAACGTTTCCGTAAAGAAAAGCATTTCGCAAACCGATATGAATATAAAAGGTACAAAAGCAGGAAATATTACGATAAAAAATACAAGCTCGAGTATATTATATGCACGAATCATTTTACAAGGCGTACCCGAAGTAGGAACTTCGCAGGATTCACAAAAAGACTTAAAAATGACGGTGAAATATACTTTAACCGACGGTTCTTATCTTTCTCCGAAAAACATTCCGCAAGGAACTGATTTTGTTGCAGAAGTTACAGTAACACATCCGGGAATTTTAAAAGCTTATAAGGAAGTTGCATTATCGCAAATATTTCCTTCGGGTTGGGAAATTATAAATACAAGGTTGTACAATGTAGGTTCGAGTTCATACACAGCAACACCCGAGAACATTGACATCAGAGATGACAGAGTTTATACATATTTTGATTTGGCAAGAAGCAAAAGTAAAACCTTTAAAGTATTGCTGAATGCAAGTTATGCCGGCAAATTTTGGATGCCGCCTACATATTGCGAAACAATGTATGATGCAAGTATTTATTCACAAAAAGGCGGAATGTATGTAACGGTTGAGTAG
- a CDS encoding type II toxin-antitoxin system RelE/ParE family toxin — protein sequence MAKYYLTNKAAEDLSKIWNYTFDNWSAKQADKCS from the coding sequence ATGGCTAAATATTATTTGACTAATAAAGCCGCAGAAGACTTATCCAAGATTTGGAATTACACCTTTGATAATTGGTCTGCAAAACAAGCTGACAAATGTTCATGA